From the Drosophila simulans strain w501 chromosome 2L, Prin_Dsim_3.1, whole genome shotgun sequence genome, the window cccaattGGCTTTAAGTGGACACACGAGCATTTCATAGTTGCCACACCGCCCATGCCACCCtccctttaaaaaaaaaatggaaactcAGCTGGGGGGAAAAATGGTTGCTTGAAAGTGTccgttttttatttgattttcttgcCTTTTTTGCCTTTGGTTAGCTGTCGCTCACGTAGGCAGTGTccatgtaattaaattaaaatggaaaatttactCGTACTGcggattaaataaattttcatttgcatttgcataagttCGTCCCCGCTGCTGATTCTCCAGTTTTTCTCCACTCGGTTTGTCCTGGCCCTCTCGTCCATTCATTAATTCCTTCATTATGCCATTTATTGCTGAGTTTGCTAGAAATGTGCcaaagtttttatttctgcGCCATGTTCATTAACAAAACTTGGAGCTTACGacttagtattacgacgcATAAATGCAATTCTGAAATAAGAAGGATATTCAATAATTTAGTACTAACATAATTGATCATTTTTCTTACGGGTTAAATCGAAACTTCACTAAGAGCTAAATCTAAGAACACCTCTTCGAGCTTCAGCACACCTTTACGCTATGCAATCCATCTAGTATGAagaacatatgtacatacatacatatgttcaTAATCCATGCTATCAAATATCCTAGCCGCACCTGCCTGGCAGCTTTGTTTGGCTACGTAGTGCTGGAAAAGCCGAGTTTATGATGTCCTGGTTAGGCAGGCGTACATAAACATTCCTTTCACTGTGGGATACACATGGCTGAATATTTATGTTGTGTACAATGTTCAAATTCCAAATTAAAATCCTTCAACGaaaattattacatttcatttaaaccGAGCAAGCAACTTAGGGCGCATCATAATTAATCCCATGCCAGCGACCAGAACTAAAGTGACGGCGAGGATCCCAGTCAAAGTGAATATGTTGTGAGCGGTTGGATGTCATATAAATTCCATAAtacaatgtaattaaatttgagtCAAACTAAAGCACGTAAACCACCCCATAATTGAGCGTCATCATATGAGTGCCTGGCAGCTGTAAAACACTGTGAAAATTAAGAATTCTAAACAGTTTTGTAGCTTTTAAACACAATTAGAGTACAAATAAGTTATATGGTATCTAATATTGAACAAATAAAGGTCAGAGGTTTTATAAAAGAGTTTTTATCGTATCGTAATCGTAATcgtaaatatacaaaacagttcttaaatatttatattgttggATTCTTTTTATTGCCATGTTATTACAGCATTTTTGTCTTATGAAGTCATAAACCAAGTGCGCAATTAAGCTGCTCGAGTGACAGGACCTTTCCACTGtgccccttttctttttttccagttGGACTTATTTTTAACACTTTATTGCTTATAATTTACGGACAACCAGTGTGGGGAAAATTCCCTCAAGTCAAAGTCGCGGACACGACATGGCGGCCAAGTGGCAACCTTTGTCCACTGACAGCACTGACCCTCCGTTGACCCCCCGTTTGACCCACCCTGTGACCCCACAGATTGGGAGGATGGCCGGCAGCTCATTACAAAATGTTGGCGTCGGCTGTCAGCTACACATGAAAATTGCACAACGTTTGCCTTATTACGGACAGGACCAGCCAGACCCACGAAATCCTTCCTCTTGCTTGGCATTCGGCTTggtaacattttttttcaccAGTTTCCTCATTATACCATTACAAAGGGTATATTGCTAATAGCCAGTTGTTTGAAACTATAGCTATAAAGCTATAAGGTATAAAGTATTaagtagaaaatatattattttacattatcAATAGAACAGTCGAATTGCCGTATCAGTTTGTCTGTTATTTCATTACTCCGAGGGTATTTAAGGATCGGCTTGCTgaagattttttgttttgttttaattttgtgcCTTGCTCTCTCACTTTTCCTTCGGTTCCGCTGCCTCGGTCTTtttattctaattaaattttttttacccAACGGGAGGTGGAAACGGACTGGGTTTTTGGCGGCCCAACAAGGCGAATTTATTCTTCtgtaaaaacaagaaaaattacgcaaaataaataaatttacataagcTCGGCATGTGCAAAGAAGAAAAAAGCCAAGCAAGTATTTGtacataacaataaataaaattgcattttcatttgggttTTTCCCTTCGTTGGGCCCGACTTTGGGCGGTTGGGTTCTAGGTCTAGGTTTCGTTACGTTTTCCAATTTCTCAAAGAAAGCCAACtggaattaaaacaaacaaaaaatagggCTACATTGGTGTTCGCCagttatttcaaaatatattgtaGAAGGGAACTTTAGAACGTTAGAGTTTAAGAATATGTGCAAATGTAAAGCAAGCTTATTGAAATCTAAAAGTAAACTTAAATGAAATCCTTAGCAAAACATAAgggaaaccaaaacaaacacaatgtAAATCCAAAGGAACCCCAAAAGCAAATCCAAAGCAACGGGTATCTTTTAGTCGAATCATTTTGATTTATCGTTTTAGATAACATATTCAGACAGGCTTTATCCTTAACCAACATTTTGCGTATTTTCTGACTCCCAGCACTAACCAACTCCAAAAACCCGCTTTTAGCTAAATATGGTCAAGCAATTATCGCCTGTTAATTCGAATAAAAGCTCCAACCTCCACTACTGACCACAAATTTGGATTAAATGCTCCCAGCAGTTGAACAATGGAATAAATGAACTATCGTTTTCCATGTTCACCTGATTTTTTGGCTATTCTAATAAGCGGATCTACTAATCTAATAATTATGAGATATACAACACTAGAATTTGATGGATATGCAATGAATggtaaactataaataaaaatatattgtttacgCTTGCGATACTATTCACCTATCAGATTATAAAAATTGCGAAAAAATTTTCAGAATAAacagcttaaaaatattttttttcaaaactatCTAAGCTGCCTTATGAAAGTTTATCTATGTAGAACACTAGGATATATGAACGATGGTTAGTCAAACTACTTTATAAATAGCAAACCTATTGCAGGGTGGGGCACTTTGGCTACATCATCACACTTGCCACATTTTCCATCTGCCTCTGACTTTCGCCTGCCCTGCCGCTATTTTAATAACGTGCATGCTGCGCATTTGGGATAACATCTGAATTTATGTAACGACACAAGCACAAACAAAGATGGCAGCCAGACAGGCGGAACGTGAAAAGCggagcggaaaagcgggagaGCGGGAGGGACAGCGACGATTTCCCGGGGCCCGGCCGGAGATGGAACGAGAGGGGAACAGGGTCTGGAAGAAAACTCAAATGAAAACTGATGCGGattagtatttaaaataatgtcCTGCAGGGATATAACTTGTGCCCACCCCTCAAGCCATGGGCCTCATTCCGTGTGCtttgctgcttttattttttctcacttgattttttattcttttgtaTCCTTATACTTTTCTGCCATTTTAATTCCTTCGCAGCGATTTTTTCTTTCGGAGAATGtttcataaaatttatatttgcagaTAAGTGTGCTTTCGGGTGGCAGGGGAAACGGACGTTTTTATTACGGgacaatttacatatttttcttgTTAAAATTCCTCAACATTCCCCAGCCAACTGGGTCCTTCGTGTCATAtgaattttccccattttcttGTTCCTgaattaatgttaatttttattacactTACTGTATCGCTCCTGCTCCGCGAACCGATCCCCCATTTCATTTACATTCAAGTTTGTTTGTCTAAACGAATTgggaaaaaaacgaagaaaacaaaaaagcttGGAGGGAAAATACCAATGGCGGAGTCCAgatgaaaatgttaataataaaacaacaaaatccgAATGAATGCGTTGCAAatcgaaaaataataaaaatcgaatCGCTCTCCTGTCTGCAGGACATCAAGTCCCCCAGTCGATGTCTCATTACGTATTCCCCGAACAAATTCTATTAATTATCGTTATGTCCTTCTGATGGGTGGCTGCAATACCAGGACTTCCCGCTGTTTGTCCGCCCGTCTCTTAATAAAGGTAACATGGggtattttaatttcgttCAATAAAGAATGCTTAGCTCCCCTGAAAAATGGTAATCAATTTGTAAGTGTAAGCGGTATGATTGCCCTTAGAGAAAGTTCCTATTTTTACTTTCCCAAGTTGGACTAGCGATATCCATTTAACAATcgaaaatcacaaaaataGTTTTGTGTGCATTTCCCATGTGATATTCAGCTACTAAATTATtcccaattcaatttgcaatggccaaataaaatcaCAGGCAGCCAACTAAAGAAATGGGACATCGAGCACTCGTACTGGAATATGCAGAGATGAGCAATTTGTTGTTCCGAAGCTGCTGGCGCCCGTCATGGAAAATTCTAAATGTTTCAATCAACTATTcgcaatattaaatattaacgtAAAACTCGAGTGGAGTTGTCTCGGACTGACCCTTTCGATGCCGTGCCCAAAAAGTCATCATGTGTCTGCAAACACACTTACATCGCATTGATACTAGAACgtacacaaaacaaaatattattatcttATTTCTCTAACATTTCtttaatatatgtaagttgatcgaaaattgtattttgtcCAGGAGTTATAGTCAGGAATATCTTTAAAAGATAcgaatttttttcagtgcactgaAGCTGGCAAAGTAATTTTGGGCATTTTTCATCATAAACAGCAATGACTACGCTTGCAGTGGGGGAACTCAACCCCTTCTGGGAATTTCTTCCTTGGCCGGGCTTTGATTTCGAATTGGATTTGAATTCGGAATTTTTGGCTTTCAAGGACCGCCGGAGGTTGAattggaaatggcaatggagTCCGAGTTGGTCAAGTTGGTCaacgcataaatatttctcttTGTTCAGCCATCGCATTGGAGCCAAAAAAGAGCATTACgtgagtgtgcgagtgagtgtgtgtaccTGTGCACCACACATCCTTGCCTGTCTGCACTCATCCCACATCCCAACCCTCCTGTCTGCAGAACCCCTCCTCGCCCTCGCCATCACCCCAGCACcagcacaaacaaacaagcagaaggatctggatctggagtGGTGGGCAGCTGGGAAGGATGCTCAGATATGAGCAACGGTCGAATGGTCAAGTCAAAGTTATTGTCATGTCATGTAAGTGCCAGCCACCCGACGTTCACACCCCTTTCTGCATCCTGGCTCGGTCagattttccaatttcatCTTCATCTTCCATACAGTACAAGTatgccattttgttttccctttgcGGCACACAGTGGGCaccaaaattgtttttcacaAAACCTTTTCATATACGCATACATTGTTATACATAGGCTAACACCATAAATATATGCTTTAAGCATACGTTACATTTTTGGGCATTGTAACAGAACTTGAAGCTCTACAGCACAACATACAATTTTACGCCACTTgggataaaaaaaatatatataaaataatttacaaaaactTACTCATTTCTTCTGGTCTGGTTCTGGAAAAAGCACTTCACGGTTTGAAAATTGTGGAGAGTATCTGATGAAAAGCTGTCACACGTGCGCTGAAGTTAAATGTATACACAcctgccaaaaaaaagcattATCGCAAATTCATCGAAAGTTTTCATAAGTTTGTAGAGCGCTGGGGGAGATCGTGTTCGGGAAAAGGTTTTCCCCGTGGGTTGggtaaaatgtaaatatcaGTGGTAATGGCCGCCGCCTCAGGAGGTGGAAAAATCAACTGACCAGTAACTTTGGAGCCAACTTTGATGGCATCTTGCGAAAGTTGAAAGTGACTTAAGTGAAATTTCCACCTCAGGCGGCTCAGCAGCAGGACGACCTCGTCCCCTTTTCCATGGATTATCGAGGGGTCACGCCATGAACATgagtaaaaattaaattgattttcctcgGACATTGTTCGGACCTGTTCAGAAACTCGGtgtgcttttctttttggccctTCATGGGCTTTTGTCAACCCTATGGATTTTGTCGCATCCCTCGGAAAACTTGAGCTGGGCGAACTCCTTCAACTCGCCTATGTGGCATATTAAATTGGTGCGCAAATAGTTGTGTATTTTATTGACTCACTTTTACAACTCAGCCAAGAGTATTTCGCATCTGCCCAAATTTTTAGCCAgcaaaatattaagttgagaGCTTATCCCCTGGAATCTACCAATGCCGCATTACCATTCCTATTTCACTCGACTTAAGCgacaatttcatttcaattaaattataattatatcttcAGTTTGGCCCCATCAAGTTTCAGTCAAACAAAAAgtacaattttcattttcacctTTGCGAAAGACGAGGCGGGCGTTGATAATTTCCCAAAATTGTTTGACACTTCAAAGTCATTATGAAGATAGCAATCACCAACCCCGTTCCTCGGTCCGCTCAACTTTTCACCAAGGGTCCTGGCATATCTTCACGGCATTCACTCCCTCCCACTCCCAAGGCCAAGCCATCCTTCAGCTCCATCCTGGCCCTCGTCGTCTTGCCACTTTATTCAATCCTAAGATGGGAATTGCCACGTCTGTCTACATACCTACATACCCGCAGCGCTTTTTGATGTAATTTTGGTaaagccaaaaaatgtttCCTTTTCCCGAGATGTCTTTGTCTCCACTTCACTCCCCGGGAAAGTGGTTTCCGAATGCGACACGCTCTGACAAATTCATCCggggaaaatgaggaaaatggctgaaaattaaatttggaattaaaatttttgccatGGGCACATAACTTTATGCCGCTGGATTTTCTTTCCGCCGAAAAGGATTTCCTCACTCAAGGATAAATACTTAAGGCAAGCGAAGGCATAATAATAGCTAAGCAGCTTCTCGAAATTAAGACGATTTAGTTGTTTAATTATATCGTTATCACTGGGCTCCACAAATAAAGAGCGATTGAAAAGGacgtaataaaatataatatatatatagtaataaaatacttttttcacggttttaaaaattaacaatgtTGCTTATATTAATTGgtgcttttaatttgaatttgtagTATTTTTGGCGGCGATATGTTATCAACAAACAACTCTTCCAAAAATAAACCTATAGGttattttttggcaaccgAATACAATGCCACTCTATATTGTGAATAACATTTAAGCAGCTGATCGAATTCTTGTgttcaaaacaacaaaagacaaagcatttaattgtgcgttaatttttttttttgcctttacTTGTTTTAGGAattattctttaaaatattcatcggtagagaaaaaaatatgcagacattgtatgtatgtgcttgtataatatacttatatacttCAATAAATTCGGCAACTGCgccaacaaatcgaattcgaaCTTGTTTTAGCTAAtaaagcaacaaataaaatacgttATAAGTACGCTAAAATAAACCAGttgcaaaacaaacatatatttaacTGTATATTGTTCCCATTTAgataaataaaggaaaaatttaagttaattaagaATAtgtacttaaaaaatattcttatcagcttaatatatgtatgtacagcggacgtataaatatatacatatatatttttgcatataaaaagaTTCAAATGCATCTTATTCTCAAAAATATTAGTCATAGATCTTTTCAGATCGTTGCTAAATTCATCTAAGTCTCGATCAGATGGGCTGTCGCCGATTTTCTGGAGGAGGACATCACCCACACGGAGGTCCGCCTCCCCCTcgtcaccatcaccaccatcgTGGCAGACATGGTGGTGGTAGACACTGTGGACACGGACCCCAGCACCAGCCTTTTCCACCACCCCATCATCGGCCCCATGGACATGGAAGCCACTTTTGGGAGGGATACGGtccacctccaccaccgccccACTATCCACCACCAGGGGGATATCCGTATGGTGGCCACTATTGGCAGGGATATCCCCCtccgccaccacctcctccttcATCACACTACCCCCCACCATCTGGATCTCCAGCAGGAGGGTGCCCGCATTGTGGTTGCCCAGGAGGCGGTCCACCTCAAAATGGATCTCCCGGTACCGAAAGACCTCACAACGAAACCTCTAACGACGATCAGCATGGCAGCTCGCAATCTCCAATTCCCGGTGACGAAGTCCCTACTGATGAAATAcctggaaaaaataaatacgaaatcaTTGATCTTTagacaaaaaacaaagtagaaaatgttttaacatCAACATTAGATTTTGTAAACTCACTATGTTATGTTATATGTTGTatcttattaatgattttataTCAACCGGGGTAATATTGTGTTGATAaagactttaaatataaaaacattttgtagtttaatttcaaactCATTTATATTCCCGTCATTTTAACTTGGTACTGAAAATTGGTATTCTTTTTCAGattctttctgtttttccatttcccctcTTCCAATGAActggtttattttattttccatcctAACCAGATGTTGAGAGCAATACTTTTCTGTGATTTTCTTCTACAGGTAGACCTCACACTTAAGTCCCTCAGACAGGTAGAATACCTTTCAGCTACCTACTTGAAATTACCAAATCGTggtataaaaatcaaaaaaattttaaactgGTCTCAGTACTGCAACTTCTGCCACGATGAAACTACTGGTGCGTCTTCTAACTTAGAAAtccttattttaataataataattttaaacctaTAGATTGCTCTGCTCCCGCTGGTGACCGCTGTTATTGCTCAGAATGGATTCGGCCAAGTTGGACAAGGAGGTTTTGGAGGACAAGGAGGATTTGGAGGATTCGGAGGACTCGGCGGGCAAGCAGGTTTTGGTGGACAAATAGGATTCAACGGACAGGGTGGAGTTGGCGGCCAGGTAGGAGTTGGTCAGGGAGGAGTCCACCCGGGTCAAGGAGGATTCGCTGGACAAGGTTCTCCAAACCAATATCAGCCCGGGTACGGAAATCCTGTGGGATCTGGTCATTTCCATGGAGGTAATCCAGTTGAGTCCGGCCATTTTCATGGAAATCCTCATGAATATCCGGAACATCATGGCGAGCATCACCGTGAACATCATGAGCACCATGGACACCACGAGCATCATGGACATCATAGACATTAgcacaaatattattttgtataagAATACCCATGATAAAAAAAGAATGTAATACTATATTTCTCCACCGTGAATTCTTAAGAATCCCCTGCTTGTTTCTTCAAAAAGCCTGAGGTCTATATTGTATCTAATGTCCAGATTTGATTTGTAAAAGTGATTGTTTATCTAAAACCCCCTTGAGATCCAACATACAACGTGCCTTCTTGAATTTCAGTatctaaaatgaaaaaaacgGAGTctcaata encodes:
- the LOC6731978 gene encoding histidine-rich glycoprotein yields the protein MGCRRFSGGGHHPHGGPPPPRHHHHHRGRHGGGRHCGHGPQHQPFPPPHHRPHGHGSHFWEGYGPPPPPPHYPPPGGYPYGGHYWQGYPPPPPPPPSSHYPPPSGSPAGGCPHCGCPGGGPPQNGSPGTERPHNETSNDDQHGSSQSPIPGDEVPTDEIPGKNKYEIIDL
- the LOC6731979 gene encoding protein spalt-accessory; translation: MKLLIALLPLVTAVIAQNGFGQVGQGGFGGQGGFGGFGGLGGQAGFGGQIGFNGQGGVGGQVGVGQGGVHPGQGGFAGQGSPNQYQPGYGNPVGSGHFHGGNPVESGHFHGNPHEYPEHHGEHHREHHEHHGHHEHHGHHRH